From a region of the Paenibacillus sp. R14(2021) genome:
- a CDS encoding phosphosulfolactate synthase yields MRSISQAAWPAVLQDPSGQRDQTSYSSDGRKGHGTAVRGQTMVIDKGLGRNAFSDLLETAAGYMDCIKFGFGTAPLYPTDLLLAKIELAKRCGLTVMPGGTLLETAVQQNVIPAFFRTVCRMGFNGIEVSDGTIELSRKLRTELIQEGIRNGLHVVTEYGKKLTGSLVDAKELLQTAEEDWKAGAAMVTIEARESGVGVGLFDQNGECAHSVLEAVSHTLGDISRIMWETPLKQQQVLMLQTFGAEANLGNIQPSEVLSLETMRRGLRSDTFHFGERIEPFVYMI; encoded by the coding sequence ATGAGATCAATTTCTCAGGCAGCTTGGCCTGCCGTATTGCAAGACCCGAGCGGACAGCGCGACCAAACGAGCTATTCGTCTGACGGACGCAAGGGGCACGGAACAGCCGTACGCGGGCAGACCATGGTCATTGATAAAGGGCTCGGACGCAACGCCTTCTCCGACCTGTTGGAAACCGCAGCAGGCTATATGGACTGTATTAAATTCGGCTTCGGAACCGCCCCTCTCTATCCGACAGACCTGCTGCTGGCCAAAATCGAGCTGGCTAAACGATGCGGGCTGACCGTCATGCCTGGAGGTACGCTCCTCGAAACGGCCGTTCAGCAAAATGTGATCCCTGCTTTTTTCCGCACGGTTTGCCGCATGGGCTTTAACGGCATCGAGGTATCGGACGGCACGATTGAGCTGAGTCGCAAGCTCCGCACCGAGCTCATTCAAGAGGGCATCCGAAACGGGCTGCATGTCGTCACGGAATACGGCAAGAAGCTGACGGGATCGCTTGTCGATGCCAAGGAGCTGCTGCAGACTGCTGAAGAAGACTGGAAAGCCGGCGCCGCGATGGTCACGATTGAGGCCAGAGAATCCGGCGTCGGCGTCGGACTGTTCGACCAGAACGGCGAATGCGCGCATAGCGTGCTCGAAGCGGTGAGCCATACGCTTGGCGATATCAGCCGGATCATGTGGGAGACGCCGCTCAAGCAGCAACAGGTGCTGATGCTTCAAACCTTCGGGGCCGAAGCGAACCTCGGTAATATACAACCCTCGGAGGTGCTGTCGCTTGAAACAATGCGGCGGGGGCTGCGTTCGGATACCTTCCATTTCGGCGAAAGAATCGAACCGTTCGTTTATATGATTTGA
- a CDS encoding YqhV family protein, with product MFNKIVLSMATLRMFSGTLEIMAALLMLRLNQIDKAIIVNSSLALVGPLVLISTTTIGLAGLSDKLSYGKMLWIVGGVACILVGALKK from the coding sequence ATGTTTAACAAAATCGTGCTTAGCATGGCGACGCTGCGTATGTTCTCAGGCACGCTCGAGATCATGGCCGCGCTTCTCATGCTGAGACTCAATCAAATCGATAAGGCGATTATCGTCAACTCGTCGCTGGCACTGGTTGGGCCGCTTGTGCTGATTTCGACGACGACTATCGGGCTTGCAGGGCTGTCGGATAAATTATCTTACGGCAAAATGCTCTGGATTGTCGGAGGCGTAGCCTGCATTTTGGTAGGCGCGCTGAAGAAGTAG
- the spoIIIAA gene encoding stage III sporulation protein AA: protein MLKRVLHLLPSELADLLSRVPERIKDDLEEIRIREGRPLEISTAHGFSFLSPSGILLEHPDEAYKPSSEVCRKMLERISNHSLYAMEEELRRGYITVAGGHRIGLAGRTVLEGGHVRGIRDIAAFNVRIAREVIGAASGLLPKLLDPKRKSVHSTLVIAPPQQGKTTLVRDLARAVSSGAWGMNAAANWPGRKVGIIDERSEIAACVRGVPTFNVGPRTDVLDACPKAEGMMMMLRSMSPDVMIVDEIGREEDAAAILDASHAGVAVIATAHAKDAADARARPVLGRLLEAGAFHLCVELQRSGSGFISRVLPAASAFRAPAAREPTTVIGGEGVG, encoded by the coding sequence ATGCTTAAACGAGTGCTGCATTTGCTGCCGTCCGAACTGGCGGATTTGCTTAGCAGGGTCCCGGAGCGAATAAAGGATGACCTCGAGGAGATTCGCATCCGGGAAGGCCGCCCGCTGGAGATCAGCACGGCGCATGGGTTTTCGTTTCTGTCACCGTCCGGCATTCTGCTGGAGCATCCTGATGAAGCGTACAAGCCGTCTTCGGAAGTTTGCCGCAAAATGCTGGAACGAATCTCGAACCACTCGTTGTATGCCATGGAGGAAGAGCTGCGCCGGGGCTACATCACGGTCGCCGGCGGACATCGCATCGGACTGGCCGGCCGCACGGTGCTGGAAGGGGGCCATGTCCGCGGTATCCGAGATATTGCTGCGTTCAATGTTCGAATCGCACGAGAGGTCATCGGTGCGGCGTCGGGGCTGCTGCCGAAGCTGCTCGACCCCAAGCGGAAATCTGTTCACTCTACGCTCGTAATCGCCCCGCCGCAGCAGGGGAAGACAACCCTTGTGCGGGATCTGGCAAGGGCGGTCAGCAGCGGCGCCTGGGGAATGAATGCAGCGGCGAATTGGCCTGGGCGCAAAGTCGGCATTATAGACGAGCGTTCAGAGATCGCCGCTTGCGTACGGGGTGTCCCGACGTTCAATGTAGGGCCGCGCACCGATGTGCTCGATGCCTGTCCCAAAGCGGAAGGGATGATGATGATGCTTCGTTCCATGTCGCCGGACGTGATGATCGTCGATGAGATCGGCCGCGAAGAGGATGCAGCGGCAATTCTGGATGCCAGCCACGCCGGCGTTGCGGTAATCGCGACCGCGCATGCCAAGGATGCCGCCGATGCCCGCGCCCGCCCTGTGCTCGGCCGTCTGCTGGAGGCAGGGGCCTTCCATTTGTGCGTGGAGCTCCAGCGCAGCGGGTCCGGCTTCATCAGCCGCGTTCTGCCGGCAGCATCGGCGTTCCGGGCACCGGCGGCAAGGGAACCGACAACGGTCATAGGAGGCGAAGGTGTTGGTTAA
- the spoIIIAB gene encoding stage III sporulation protein SpoIIIAB, which produces MLVKLIGAALILFAGTMIGLLQASRYAARPNQIRQLIHALQRLETEIGYGYTPLPEAIARCAATMPEPASSLLKEVIRRLSELKELTFRESWEAAVLSIWPHTAMRQPEQAALVRLGTNLGISDREDQMKHLKLAMQQLHLEEDAARHDGVRYVKMWRSLGVLTAALVVILIL; this is translated from the coding sequence GTGTTGGTTAAACTCATTGGCGCGGCCCTCATTCTGTTTGCCGGCACGATGATCGGTCTGCTGCAAGCTTCGCGTTACGCCGCGCGTCCGAACCAAATCAGGCAGCTGATTCACGCGCTTCAGCGGCTGGAAACCGAAATCGGGTACGGCTACACGCCGCTTCCGGAAGCGATTGCCCGGTGTGCTGCAACGATGCCCGAACCGGCTTCATCGCTGCTGAAGGAAGTCATCCGGCGGCTCTCCGAATTGAAGGAGCTTACCTTCCGCGAGAGCTGGGAGGCCGCGGTGCTAAGCATTTGGCCGCATACGGCAATGCGGCAGCCGGAACAGGCTGCGCTAGTTCGTCTGGGGACGAATCTTGGTATCAGCGACCGCGAGGACCAGATGAAACATCTGAAGCTTGCGATGCAGCAGCTGCATTTGGAAGAAGACGCGGCACGGCATGATGGCGTGCGGTATGTGAAGATGTGGAGGAGCTTAGGTGTTCTCACAGCTGCGCTGGTCGTCATTTTGATTCTTTAG
- the spoIIIAC gene encoding stage III sporulation protein AC, which produces MNIDVSAIFQIAGIGIITAMIHTVLKQMGKEDMAHWVTLIGFVVVLFMVVRLLNDLFQEIKTIFLFQ; this is translated from the coding sequence ATGAATATTGATGTCAGCGCCATCTTTCAAATCGCCGGAATCGGCATTATTACGGCCATGATTCATACCGTTTTGAAGCAAATGGGCAAAGAAGATATGGCGCACTGGGTAACGTTAATCGGGTTTGTCGTCGTCTTGTTCATGGTCGTCCGGCTCTTGAACGATTTGTTTCAAGAAATCAAAACGATCTTCTTGTTTCAATGA
- the spoIIIAD gene encoding stage III sporulation protein AD gives MEIIQIVGLGLIATVLVLVVREQKPMFGFLLAAFTGLFIFLFVIGKIETVIGVLEQLADKSGIPSIYLKTILKIIGIAYIAEFGSQIVRDAGQESIASKIEFAGKILILMLAVPIISVIVETVLGLLPIGS, from the coding sequence TTGGAAATCATTCAAATCGTCGGGCTTGGCCTTATTGCGACTGTGCTGGTGCTCGTTGTTCGTGAACAGAAACCGATGTTCGGGTTTCTGCTAGCGGCCTTTACGGGACTCTTCATTTTCTTGTTCGTCATTGGCAAAATCGAAACGGTCATCGGTGTACTGGAGCAGCTCGCCGACAAATCGGGCATCCCGTCGATTTACTTGAAGACGATACTGAAAATCATCGGAATCGCCTACATCGCGGAGTTCGGCTCGCAGATCGTACGGGATGCAGGGCAGGAAAGCATAGCGTCCAAGATCGAGTTTGCCGGTAAAATACTGATTCTAATGCTGGCCGTGCCCATCATCAGCGTCATCGTCGAAACCGTATTAGGTTTACTGCCAATAGGGAGTTGA
- the spoIIIAE gene encoding stage III sporulation protein AE, producing MRQRFVRFMVLQAVLLWGLLLIMPVMAMADPADGISQEAAHTADEPASVSGGGNADAVNKQITNEQLQGIDTQNVENYWNKLMKDYGGFFPDRDVPSFAEMIMPGGKGLKLTTVLAGLLRYVLHEILYNGKLLVTIVILTVFSMMLETMQTAFERNAVSKVAYSITYMVMIVLAVNSFNVAIGYAKDAITGMIQFMMAMVPLLLTLLATMGSVVTVTVLHPLIVFMIHAVGTVIYTLVFPLLFFSAVLHIASSISDRFKVTQLANVLRSFSVGVMGVMLTVFLGVISVQGATGSVTDGVTMRTAKFVTGNFVPVIGRTFSDAADTVISASMLVKNAIGLAGVVIILFLCAFPAVKILTLALIYNVSAAIMQPLGDSPIVNCLQTIGKTLIYVFAALAAVGLMFFLAITIILTAGNAAIMIK from the coding sequence ATGCGTCAGCGCTTCGTTCGTTTCATGGTCCTGCAGGCTGTGCTTCTGTGGGGACTGCTGCTGATTATGCCAGTCATGGCTATGGCCGATCCGGCTGATGGAATTTCCCAGGAAGCCGCCCACACGGCGGATGAGCCTGCTTCTGTCTCGGGCGGCGGAAATGCCGATGCCGTGAACAAGCAAATCACGAACGAGCAGCTGCAGGGCATCGACACGCAGAATGTCGAGAATTACTGGAACAAGCTGATGAAGGATTACGGCGGGTTCTTCCCCGACCGCGACGTACCGAGCTTCGCGGAGATGATTATGCCCGGCGGGAAAGGGCTGAAGCTGACCACGGTGCTCGCAGGCCTGCTTCGCTACGTATTGCATGAAATTTTGTATAACGGCAAGCTGCTCGTTACGATCGTCATCCTCACGGTATTCAGCATGATGCTGGAAACGATGCAGACGGCTTTCGAGCGAAATGCCGTCAGCAAAGTGGCGTACAGTATCACCTACATGGTGATGATCGTGCTTGCGGTCAACAGCTTCAACGTTGCGATCGGCTACGCCAAGGATGCCATCACGGGGATGATTCAGTTCATGATGGCGATGGTGCCGCTCCTGCTGACGCTGCTGGCTACTATGGGAAGCGTGGTGACGGTAACGGTGCTGCATCCGCTCATTGTGTTCATGATTCATGCCGTCGGCACGGTCATCTACACGCTGGTGTTTCCGCTGCTGTTCTTCTCGGCCGTGCTGCATATCGCCAGCTCCATATCGGACAGGTTCAAGGTCACGCAGCTGGCCAATGTGCTTCGCAGCTTCAGCGTCGGAGTAATGGGCGTCATGCTTACCGTATTCCTTGGCGTCATTTCGGTGCAGGGCGCAACGGGTTCCGTAACGGACGGCGTAACGATGCGGACAGCTAAGTTTGTGACAGGCAACTTCGTGCCGGTTATCGGACGAACCTTCTCCGATGCGGCGGATACGGTCATCTCGGCGTCCATGCTGGTGAAGAACGCAATCGGGCTTGCGGGCGTAGTGATCATATTGTTCCTCTGCGCATTCCCGGCGGTCAAGATCCTCACGCTGGCGCTGATCTACAACGTATCTGCGGCAATCATGCAGCCGCTCGGGGACAGCCCCATCGTGAACTGCCTGCAAACGATCGGCAAGACGCTAATTTATGTGTTCGCCGCTCTTGCCGCTGTTGGCCTCATGTTCTTCCTGGCGATCACGATCATTCTAACGGCGGGCAATGCAGCGATCATGATCAAGTAG
- the spoIIIAF gene encoding stage III sporulation protein AF: MLTWLAVWLQQIIAVVLLAGFIDLLLPNKSMQRYVRLVAGLIILLTILTPIIRLLQGDFSARLDEEVEHWIQAESAKEYHMPSLQDIQDGAKALQKKQAASASELAAQKLAGDMKAGIEQRTGLRVASVSVRLVSDSSGQPSQLSGVIVTLAANKDEESAGQSQEGATAESVADVEAVTVTVEPVQAPASHKEAEARPVAGAAANAVLDVLKEGWSVNPAIVDIQEQAGDSAAAQ, from the coding sequence ATGCTGACTTGGCTTGCGGTATGGCTTCAGCAGATCATAGCAGTCGTGCTGCTGGCAGGCTTCATCGACTTGCTGCTGCCGAACAAATCCATGCAGCGCTATGTTAGGCTTGTCGCCGGCTTGATCATCTTGCTGACGATTCTTACGCCGATCATCCGCTTGCTTCAGGGCGATTTCAGCGCAAGGCTGGACGAGGAAGTCGAACATTGGATTCAAGCCGAATCGGCTAAAGAGTACCACATGCCAAGCCTGCAGGATATCCAAGACGGCGCTAAGGCGCTGCAGAAGAAGCAGGCGGCCTCGGCTTCCGAGCTGGCTGCGCAGAAGCTGGCCGGCGATATGAAGGCAGGCATCGAGCAGCGGACGGGGCTCCGGGTAGCGTCGGTATCGGTAAGGCTGGTGAGCGATTCGTCCGGACAACCTTCGCAGCTTAGCGGCGTCATCGTTACGTTAGCGGCTAACAAGGATGAGGAATCCGCTGGACAATCGCAAGAAGGAGCAACGGCGGAGTCGGTAGCGGATGTTGAAGCTGTGACTGTGACCGTGGAGCCCGTGCAAGCCCCGGCATCGCATAAAGAGGCAGAGGCTCGGCCGGTTGCAGGCGCCGCTGCTAATGCGGTACTGGATGTTCTGAAGGAAGGCTGGTCCGTCAATCCGGCAATCGTTGACATACAGGAACAGGCGGGGGATTCGGCTGCCGCTCAATAG
- the spoIIIAG gene encoding stage III sporulation protein AG, translating to MAKWLDGLESTVGKGQGGPKRIRTLRWLLIIGGIGAVLMLMNSFLTYQKVPSDQQQTSQNEPPSAPALLGKDNADTSSFDAIEQPLEARLKEILEKIVGVGAVDVLVTVDSTEEVTVQIDENESQQITNETDKNGGKRSITSITKGGKVVLYDTGGSSSPIITKRIQPRIRGVLIVAKGAENGTVRRLITDAVEKGLNVAVNRISVVPHKYQ from the coding sequence TTGGCCAAATGGCTGGATGGGCTGGAGTCGACCGTCGGCAAGGGGCAGGGGGGGCCGAAACGGATCAGGACGCTCCGCTGGCTGCTCATCATCGGCGGAATCGGAGCGGTGCTCATGCTGATGAATTCATTTCTCACATACCAGAAGGTACCGTCCGATCAGCAGCAGACATCGCAGAACGAGCCTCCCAGCGCGCCGGCGCTCTTAGGCAAGGACAACGCGGACACCTCTTCCTTTGACGCGATCGAGCAGCCGCTGGAAGCAAGGCTGAAAGAGATTTTAGAGAAAATCGTTGGCGTCGGAGCAGTCGACGTGTTGGTGACGGTTGACTCGACGGAAGAGGTCACCGTTCAGATCGACGAGAACGAATCGCAGCAGATCACGAACGAAACCGATAAGAACGGCGGTAAGCGAAGCATCACTTCGATCACGAAAGGCGGCAAAGTGGTGCTCTACGATACGGGCGGATCAAGCTCGCCCATCATTACGAAGCGTATACAGCCCCGAATACGGGGCGTGCTCATCGTTGCGAAGGGTGCCGAGAACGGCACGGTCAGACGGCTTATCACTGACGCCGTCGAGAAAGGGCTCAACGTTGCAGTCAATCGAATTTCGGTTGTGCCGCACAAGTATCAATAA
- a CDS encoding SpoIIIAH-like family protein — MNNKRQTIWLVSMLSLMVILSAYYLFTEDVSTTNDIVTTDGTKQSGAKGDATEASGNASGNNAIIVDEVTKDGGGDAAQTEDGAGNKDSADTTKDAADTTAATDKTDQEVLDQLDAAGGISASVFSQMQAKRDQQYYEEYDKLLGKVSDTKQSEKDAAASMDQLSLLEDKSAKITSLEEELSKQFGNAAVVPDAANHFKVVVQSDKLERSQADSILTMAMKELNLTPDQLTIQFVK, encoded by the coding sequence ATGAACAACAAACGGCAAACGATTTGGCTCGTATCCATGCTAAGCCTGATGGTCATTTTATCGGCATACTACCTGTTTACCGAAGACGTCAGTACGACGAACGATATCGTCACGACGGACGGCACGAAGCAGTCGGGCGCGAAGGGTGATGCGACGGAAGCATCGGGCAATGCATCCGGCAATAATGCCATCATCGTGGACGAGGTCACGAAGGATGGCGGCGGCGACGCTGCGCAAACGGAGGACGGAGCGGGTAATAAAGACAGTGCGGATACGACGAAGGACGCGGCCGATACGACGGCAGCAACGGATAAAACCGATCAAGAAGTGCTCGATCAGCTGGATGCCGCGGGTGGAATAAGCGCAAGCGTGTTCAGCCAGATGCAGGCGAAGCGCGACCAGCAATACTATGAAGAATACGATAAGCTGCTCGGCAAAGTCTCCGATACGAAGCAGTCCGAGAAGGATGCAGCAGCTTCCATGGACCAGCTGAGCTTGCTCGAAGATAAGAGCGCGAAGATTACGAGCCTCGAGGAAGAGCTGTCCAAGCAGTTCGGCAATGCGGCTGTCGTGCCGGATGCAGCGAATCATTTCAAAGTCGTTGTGCAAAGCGACAAGCTCGAGCGCAGCCAAGCCGACAGCATTCTCACGATGGCAATGAAGGAGCTTAACTTGACGCCGGATCAGCTGACGATTCAATTCGTCAAATAA
- the accB gene encoding acetyl-CoA carboxylase biotin carboxyl carrier protein, whose protein sequence is MFKLSEIKELIKLVDGTSVHELEIENEGARLLIRKPGKTEVVNVQAAPIPTYTQAYQAPAGAIQPAAAPAAEAPQASARDNYHAIVSPMVGTFYRASSPDKAPFVNVGDRINDKSIVCILEAMKLMNELEAEVRGEIVEILVENGQLVEYGQPLFLVKPE, encoded by the coding sequence ATGTTTAAGCTGAGCGAGATTAAAGAATTGATCAAGCTGGTTGACGGGACTTCGGTCCATGAACTCGAAATTGAAAACGAAGGCGCACGCCTGTTGATCCGCAAGCCCGGTAAAACGGAAGTGGTAAATGTACAAGCCGCGCCTATTCCTACATATACGCAGGCTTATCAAGCTCCGGCTGGCGCAATCCAACCGGCCGCTGCTCCTGCCGCCGAGGCTCCGCAGGCATCCGCAAGAGACAACTATCATGCTATCGTTTCGCCGATGGTCGGTACATTCTATCGTGCCTCTTCCCCAGACAAGGCGCCGTTTGTGAACGTCGGCGACCGGATCAACGATAAGTCTATCGTCTGCATCCTCGAAGCGATGAAGCTCATGAACGAGCTTGAAGCTGAGGTACGCGGGGAGATCGTTGAAATTCTTGTTGAGAATGGACAACTCGTCGAATACGGACAACCGTTGTTCCTTGTGAAGCCGGAGTAA
- the accC gene encoding acetyl-CoA carboxylase biotin carboxylase subunit, whose product MKFNKILIANRGEIAVRIIRACRELGIGTVAVYSEADRESLHVRLADEAYCIGPVLSKDSYLNLTNIMSVATLTDCDAIHPGYGFLAENADFAEICESCNVTFIGPSPQAISKMGDKAVAKSTMKLADVPIIPGSDGLVEDLDDAVRVAREIGYPVIIKATAGGGGKGIRIAENEEMLIAQITTAQQEAQKAFGNAGVYLEKYLTGMKHVEIQIMADKHGNAVHLFERDCSIQRRRQKLLEEAPCPVLSPALRERMGQAAVRAALAVNYSGAGTLEFLLGPDGNFYFMEMNTRIQVEHPVTEMITGVDLIKEMISVAEGNPLSFKQIDLKINGWAIECRINAEDSERGFMPSPGQIQFYLPPGGLGVRVDSSAYPGYTISPHYDSMIAKLIVWGATREDAIARMKRALAEFAIDGIRTTIPFHMKLLNHPKFLKGNFDIKFLEDYDVNHPEESLQE is encoded by the coding sequence GTGAAATTCAATAAAATATTGATTGCCAACCGAGGAGAAATCGCCGTACGTATTATTCGCGCCTGCCGCGAGCTCGGCATCGGCACCGTTGCCGTCTATTCCGAGGCCGACCGTGAATCCCTTCACGTCCGTCTCGCGGATGAAGCATATTGCATCGGGCCTGTTCTCTCCAAGGACAGCTATCTGAACTTGACTAACATCATGAGCGTCGCAACGCTTACGGACTGCGATGCCATTCATCCCGGCTACGGATTTCTGGCAGAGAATGCGGATTTCGCGGAAATCTGCGAGTCCTGCAACGTAACCTTTATCGGACCGTCGCCGCAAGCCATTAGCAAAATGGGCGATAAAGCCGTCGCCAAATCGACGATGAAACTCGCTGACGTGCCGATTATTCCAGGCTCGGACGGTCTTGTCGAAGATCTTGATGATGCCGTTCGCGTTGCGCGCGAAATCGGTTACCCGGTCATCATTAAAGCAACCGCCGGCGGCGGAGGCAAGGGTATCCGGATTGCCGAGAACGAGGAAATGCTGATCGCCCAAATTACGACGGCGCAGCAGGAAGCGCAGAAGGCGTTTGGCAACGCCGGCGTATATCTGGAGAAATATTTGACGGGCATGAAGCACGTCGAAATTCAAATCATGGCGGACAAGCACGGCAATGCGGTGCATCTGTTCGAGCGCGACTGCTCGATCCAGCGCCGCCGTCAGAAGCTTCTTGAAGAAGCGCCTTGTCCGGTGCTCAGTCCGGCTCTTCGCGAACGGATGGGTCAGGCTGCGGTACGCGCCGCGCTGGCGGTTAACTACTCCGGAGCCGGAACGCTCGAGTTCCTGCTTGGTCCTGACGGTAATTTTTACTTTATGGAGATGAACACTCGTATTCAGGTGGAGCATCCCGTGACGGAAATGATTACCGGCGTCGACCTCATTAAAGAGATGATTTCCGTGGCAGAGGGCAACCCGCTTTCCTTTAAGCAGATCGACCTGAAAATCAACGGCTGGGCGATTGAATGCCGTATCAATGCGGAAGATTCCGAGCGTGGCTTCATGCCGTCTCCGGGTCAAATTCAATTTTATTTGCCGCCGGGTGGTTTAGGCGTGCGCGTGGACAGCAGCGCATACCCCGGCTATACGATCTCGCCGCACTATGATTCTATGATTGCTAAGCTCATCGTTTGGGGGGCAACCCGCGAGGATGCGATCGCACGGATGAAGCGGGCTCTAGCGGAATTTGCCATCGACGGCATTCGCACGACGATCCCGTTCCACATGAAGCTTCTGAATCATCCGAAGTTTCTGAAGGGTAATTTTGATATTAAATTCCTTGAGGATTATGATGTCAATCATCCGGAAGAATCGCTTCAAGAGTAG
- a CDS encoding Asp23/Gls24 family envelope stress response protein: MSTLAADYEKTDMGTIQIAPEVIEIIAGLATIEVQGVAGMSGGFAGGIAELLGRKNLSKGVKVEVGQREAAVDVSIIVEYGNRIPEVASEIQNNVKRSIEMMTGLHVVEVNVHIHDVHFKIAEKPEEEEPATRLK, from the coding sequence ATGAGTACGCTCGCAGCGGACTATGAGAAAACAGACATGGGCACTATTCAAATCGCACCCGAAGTCATTGAAATCATTGCTGGTCTTGCGACAATTGAAGTTCAAGGCGTAGCAGGCATGAGCGGCGGATTCGCCGGCGGCATTGCCGAGCTTCTGGGTCGCAAAAATTTGTCCAAAGGCGTTAAAGTCGAGGTCGGTCAACGCGAAGCGGCAGTTGATGTCTCCATCATTGTGGAATATGGAAACCGCATTCCAGAGGTTGCTTCGGAAATTCAGAACAACGTGAAGCGGTCGATTGAAATGATGACTGGTCTCCATGTTGTAGAGGTGAACGTTCATATCCATGACGTTCATTTCAAAATTGCGGAGAAGCCGGAAGAGGAAGAACCTGCTACCCGCCTGAAATAA
- the amaP gene encoding alkaline shock response membrane anchor protein AmaP — MIRVLDKFLLFLYSLAIGAAAVIAFSAGLYWFPEEWLSNLVHNLYGGEMRWLQLTVVTVAVVVFLISLRFFYVSLRRSNASAPSIDQRTEFGDIRISIDTVENLALKAAGRQRGVKDLKARIRIGEAGIEVSLRAIADGESSIPTLTEDMQRAVKSHVEEITGIPVAVVSVYVANIIQTANFKSRVE, encoded by the coding sequence TTGATTAGAGTGTTGGACAAGTTCCTGTTATTTCTATACAGCCTTGCCATTGGCGCAGCAGCGGTTATCGCGTTCAGTGCGGGCCTCTACTGGTTCCCGGAAGAGTGGCTGAGCAATCTGGTTCATAACCTGTACGGCGGTGAAATGCGCTGGCTGCAGCTGACGGTTGTAACGGTCGCGGTTGTCGTGTTTCTGATCAGTCTTCGTTTCTTCTATGTTTCGCTAAGACGCAGCAATGCATCCGCGCCGTCTATTGACCAGCGGACGGAGTTCGGTGATATTCGGATTTCAATTGATACGGTGGAGAACTTGGCGCTGAAAGCAGCTGGACGCCAGCGCGGCGTGAAAGATTTGAAAGCGCGTATTCGCATCGGCGAAGCGGGCATCGAAGTGTCGCTTCGTGCGATTGCAGACGGTGAAAGCTCCATTCCGACGTTGACGGAGGATATGCAGCGCGCGGTCAAATCCCATGTGGAGGAGATTACGGGCATCCCTGTCGCGGTTGTCTCTGTGTATGTGGCGAACATCATCCAAACCGCTAACTTTAAAAGTCGTGTAGAATAG
- a CDS encoding DUF2273 domain-containing protein, whose translation MWKEIWTTHGGRIAGVAVGIILGLLYFIVGFWDMLFFGLLLWVGYTVGKMKDEQSGPLIPWGRLTEWLTERWRPFK comes from the coding sequence ATGTGGAAGGAAATCTGGACAACCCATGGTGGTCGGATCGCCGGCGTGGCAGTAGGTATCATTCTTGGACTTCTTTATTTTATCGTCGGTTTTTGGGATATGCTGTTTTTCGGACTCCTGTTATGGGTAGGCTATACGGTCGGCAAAATGAAAGATGAACAGAGCGGTCCTCTAATACCATGGGGGCGCTTAACGGAATGGCTGACAGAACGCTGGCGGCCGTTCAAATAG
- the nusB gene encoding transcription antitermination factor NusB gives MKRRLAREIVVQSLYQMEMNEEATTASAVDMLVEEVHTENEIEANAADVAVIDAYMRELIQGVVEHKAAIDDMLQRYLTGWQVDRLSRVDRQILRLACYELVFRDDAPPKAIINEAIELAKHFGTDESGKFVNGVLGRLLTALDELKPKA, from the coding sequence ATGAAACGAAGGTTAGCACGGGAAATCGTGGTACAAAGCTTGTACCAAATGGAAATGAATGAAGAGGCGACGACAGCTTCCGCAGTGGACATGCTTGTGGAAGAAGTGCATACGGAGAACGAGATCGAAGCGAATGCAGCGGATGTCGCTGTAATTGATGCCTACATGCGCGAGCTCATTCAAGGCGTGGTTGAACATAAGGCAGCGATCGACGATATGCTTCAGCGTTATTTGACGGGCTGGCAGGTGGATCGGCTCTCAAGGGTTGACCGGCAGATTTTGCGTCTCGCCTGCTACGAGCTCGTATTTCGCGATGATGCGCCGCCGAAGGCGATCATTAATGAAGCGATCGAGCTGGCGAAGCATTTTGGCACCGATGAGTCCGGTAAGTTCGTCAACGGGGTCCTGGGGCGGCTGCTTACCGCACTCGATGAACTGAAGCCAAAAGCATAA